The sequence below is a genomic window from Eubalaena glacialis isolate mEubGla1 chromosome 13, mEubGla1.1.hap2.+ XY, whole genome shotgun sequence.
TAAAGCCTGaaggtattatccccatttgtctctttctttagACCTGTTTGAAATTAAGAATCTGTGGGTTCTAGGGGAGGAGCTCCAACTAGTAATCAGGAATCTCAGGTTCCATCCCCTTCACAGAGTCTCCAttcacctcagtttccccatctataatcTACAGCTCACACTCTCCCTATACACCCGGTGCCAGGGAGCACTGAGATTTGGGAGTagtggatggggtgggggtgggtggtgagaGCTTTGAGTTTGAGGGACAAAGGGGCTCTAGTTGATTCTGGCTCTGAGAGGGACTGGCCCCACTGCTTGCTGTCCTTGCAtcagtggggggcggggagggggacacCCTGCTGCTCCTCCTGGTCCCAGCAGCGCATACCCTGAAGCCCACAGTGGTAGAATAAGGAACCCGACGTCCCCATCACCCAACTTTCTGGGTTAACAGTGCAGGGCCTATTTGGTGATATGTATAACTCCCCTCGCCACCTGGGCCCCTTGAGTGTGGagagggggctggggctgggcagcATAGAGTGCGCTGAGCCCTCACTGCACCTGCCCGCAGGTCTCCACCAGCTCCTGGCTGGGTTCCAAGACAAGTCGGCCTATGCACTCTGCACGTTTGCGCTCAGCACTGGGGACCCGAGCGAGCCTGTGCACCTCTTCAGGGGCCGGACTTCGGTGCGTACCCATGCTCGTTCCCTCGCGTGCCGCCAGAGGGCGCTGTGACTCGCGATGATGCTGCAGGACTATGGTGGGGAGGGCGCGCCCCTGGGTACCACAGCTAGAAGTGCTGTCAATCCCGAAACGTATTTGACTCCTGAGTCTGTTGTTTGGAAACGCACAATGGCTTACAGCTGTTGGGGCCTGGTATACCCAGAGCTCTGCACTGTATGCTCTCCTGAGaagcagatgtggaaactgaaggtGACAACTCCTAGAGCTACATCTATAAACCAGACTTCTCCAAGCTTGAATCTCCTCATCCCACTGCTGAGGCAACAGCTTCCCTTGAACATCTCACAGCCTTTCCAACTTCTTATGTTCATATAGAATCTTCCTTCTCCCCCCAACTCATTCCTTTCAGAACTGCCCTTCAGTGCCCCCATGCTTACCTATCAGACCATAGGTTCAGCTGCTTCTCACAGGGTCCAGACCACCCTCTGGGCTGGCCTGCTCCCCCCCGACCCCAGCCCATCCATCCCCTCCCCGTGGCAGGAGTGTACCTTCAGGCACATCATTTCTCTGCTTTGTCCTTTCTGCTCAGGACAAAATCCAGAGTCCCACCATAGCTCACATAGCCCTATGCCAGTGGCTGCACCAGGGACTGTCCACAGATGTTTTACTTTACCCTCCCtgattagatttttaatttttgtggtgAAAAAACAGGTAACAGaaattatcatcttcatttttaagtgtacaatacaataGTGTACACTGTTGTGCaccagatctctagaactttctcatcttgcaGAATTGAAACTATGCCCATTGAATAACGACTccaccttcccctcctctctgcagcacctggcaaccaccattctactttctgttgctAAGAGTTCAGCTACCTCAGATacatcatataagtggaatcctgcagtgtttgtttttttgtgactggcttatctcacttagcataatgtcctcaagtttcatccatgttgtagcatgtgacaggatctccttttttaaggctgaataatattccattgtatatatataccactttttcCTTTATCcgtttacaggcatacctcgttttattgagCTTCACAGATATtatgtttttacaaattgaaagtttgtggcaatcctgcattgtcagatgatggttagcatttttagcgatgaagtatttttaaattaaggtatgtacatttttttttagacaatgctattgcacacttaatagattacaacatagtgtaaacataacttttatatgcagtaggaaaccaaaaaattcatgtgacttgctttattgcgataATTGCTtaattgcagtggtctggaactgaccccacaatatctccgaggtctgcctgtattcaTTGATGAACACTTGCAtggcttccactttttggctcataatgctgctatgaacgtgggtgtgcaaatatctcttcaagatcctgttttcattcttttggatatatatccagaaatgggattgctggatcatattgccTGGTTACATTTTTAACAGTTAGTTTTAGTGGTCTGCTACTTTCACAGAAATGTTCTCTCAAAAATCAAAAGTATGAACAACCACAGGCCCAACTTCCTGCACCATGACTGACTAGCAGCTATGCTGCTGACGGGGCCTGATCACTGCCATCCGACCATTCCCTATTGTCTCCCCGGCTTGGGCTGCTGTTTGTACTTTGTTGCTGCCAGCCCCCGACTTTAACTGAGGTAGCCTTGTTTCTCCTTGTTCTGTTCTCCCCTGTGCTTTCTAAACCCCAGCCACATTGTCCTTTCAGCAGTGCATATGCTAAGCCCTTCTCCATCTCTGGACCTCGGCACAGCTGTGTCCTCCACCTAGAATGTTCTTGCCCTAGTCCTTTATGTGGCCAAAGTGTCCCCTCCTCACTGAGGCCTTCCCTGAGCTCCCCATCTTGTTATTCTTGAGCCCAGCTCCCAGTTTGTTGCCTCTAAGACACTTTGCATTTGGTAATCATTAATGTGTTTACTGATGTAATGCTTGTTTTGCTTAAGAGATCCATTCTGTGAAGGCAAGGCTAAGGCTTTCTGTTTTCCTGGTGGCTGCTTGGCTGAGGTGTTCAAAAAACAGTTGTTGCATGGGTGAAGTTCAGAGTGGTTCAGTAACTGGCCTCAGTCACACAGCTCCCCATTAGCAGAAGCAGAATTTGCCTTTGGTCTGAATGACTTGGAATTTATATGGCTAATCCCCATCCTCTAGTACCTCCTTGTATTTTATaagttttggtgtttttttttttgttttttttttaaactcccaaGGTAGCCTGACATCTCATGACACTGGTTATCTTTGTCACATTTTCCTTTTGGAATTTGCCTCTTACACCCTGTATTTATTGAGCTCATTTTTGTGTTGAACATTGTGCAAAgtaatttctattttgttatttcttttaattgttaGAGCCTCCCTTGTATTTTGAGAAATGCAGTAATAGTAGCAGGCACAGGGCTTGGCTGCAAAGTTCAGGGCCCTCAAACTTCCTAttaggagaaaatgttttctgtCAGTCTTTCAAAGTTGATTCTCTTCTTCAGTGAGGTCACAGTTTGTCAAAGCTTCAGAGAGGGAGGCTGGTCCCAGGGGTATCAGTGGGCTGATTAAGCATGTGGTTCCTCCCTGTCTGTGGGGAGCGAGCCGTCCTGCTCTGCATTTTATCTGTGTTCAGCAAACATTTGCCGACACCATGGACCccttgaaataatatattttgagtaAATAGGGTTTAACCAAATTCATAAACTAACCAAACACAAGCTGGCTACTGCCCTCCTCATAGTGCATCTCCTCCACACCCAGTGGCACACCTGTCCCCCTTTCCTCTGGCAGGGCCGGATTGTGGTGCCCCGTGGCTGCCGGGATTTTGGCTGGGACCCCTGCTTTCAGCCTGATGGATATGAGCAGACGTAAGGAGCCCCAGTTTCTTTCAGGGGTGTGGGGTCGGGATGGCCGTGGTCGGGGTTGGGTCAGTGCCCCGCCCAGGTGCAGGCACGCGGATACAGGCGGGGCAGGCTCTGAGGTGCCGTTCTGGCTGAAGGCAGCTCTGCTGGGGTGGATGCAAGGAATCTGGGTGGCCCGGTCCACAGCTGGGAGGCAGCTGGGCGTAGCTGAAGTCCTGGGCTCTCGGGCTCAGCTCAGCGCAGAGCAGCTTTGTAGCTTCAGTGGCTTCCCCCCTCTGACCTGGGCTTGTCAGCTTTGTTGGATGATTATCTGACCCCCATTTAGTCTGGAAAAATGTTAGCACTTGGCCACCACGTTACACCCCCACAGTGCCAGGTGTTTTCAGTATTTCATGCTAGCCCCCGCTTATTTACACGGGACATGTTGGCCATTATTGGAATCGGGCGTGTCAAGCTGGAGGGGGGCCCTTAGGGAGTGTGGCCTGAGGCCTCACAACAGCCAGGCAGGGCTGAGGACAACATGAAGCAGCACTTTGGTGACACAAATGCTCTATATCTGCGCTGTGCAATCcggtagccattagccacatgtggctgcggagcatttgaaatgtggttagAGCAACTGAGgaacagaatttatttttattcagttgtAATTGGTTTAAATGGCTACAGTGGCTGGTAgccaccatattggacagcatagATGTGAAAGTGACAACTGGAGTAGGGATTCTCAGCTCACTGGAGTCCTGCCATGGATGGCAGGCCACTGGCTGGCTGTTCGAGGCTCGCCTGCTGccccctgcccacacctgcccGCCCCACAGTGCATTGGAGGAGATTGCTGTGTTTGCTCTGTCAGGCCCCACTGCTTCCCGTCAACAGATGACAAAGCTGATCAAACATGCAGCTCGTCCCCCTGTCCCCAGCTTCCCTTTGATGACTTTTGGACACACTAGAACAAGTTTAAAAGATCCTTTCACACTCATTAATATGGGTTTCTACCTACAGGGCAATTTAAgactctggtttttaaaaaattaactctggttgccaggagctggtggCCCCACTACCCTTTCCTAGGGACTGTTTGAGCTTTAGGCTCCAGGATGAGGTGAGGTGTACCTACCCTCCCTGAATCCGGGCTCCCTCTTCTCTGAGCTGCTACTGTTGCCCCTTAGGTACGCAGAGATGCCCAAGGCTGAGAAGAACACCATCTCCCATCGCTTCCAGGCCCTGCTTGAGTTGCAAGAATACTTTGGCAACCTGACTCCGCTTGGAGCTAGTGATGACCACTCTGGCTGAGGATCCGGGGAGGGCTAGCCGGAAACCGCCTCTATCAGGCAGGCACCTGTCCAAGTACTGCCTTCAGGGGTACCACTTCCTGGGGGTGTTACCAGCCGTCAGGAGCAGCTGGCTCTGCTTGGAGAAACTTTGGCCAAAGGACAccatcctcctgccctcagggattCAGTGGCCTCCTACAGCCTCCAGGCCTGGAATCCGGAAAGGACCTTGGGTGTTAAAACTGGCCTTGGCAGGGTTGAGGGTTTGGGGAAGAACCACACAAACAGCCTTAGATGTTTTTTAAATGCAGCAAATAAAAATTCGGGAGGGTACTTGCTTCCAAAATAAACTGGGTATATTTGCTTTGAAACCTGCCCCAGGCAGGTGTCTGTCTCCTGAGTCCCCTTTGACACGAGCAGGAAACCTCTCAGGTCGGCggtggggtgtgggggggcaaaaggggttgggggggtggcTGGACGAGGGCAGTGCTGTGTCGAGGCTGTTTGTGTGCCCTTGCTAGCTGGAGTATTATATCTTTCTTTTTGTCCTTGAAGTCTCTGATCATGGGCTGAACTTTTCCGTGCCACATCCCTGctgcctgcccacccacccacTGAGCAATGCCACCACCCAGCTGGCTTCTATTGTGTTTGCTGGGTTGGGGGGCCGGGCAGTGTGGGGTGTTGAGTGCTTTTGCTTTATTCTGGTGTACATTAGAGCAGCTAAAATGTTGGTTTATGGTTATAACGCCAGGTTCATTTTTATggcagggaggagggatggagttcTTGACCCCAGTTGGGTTGACATGCCACGGTTCAGCCTGGGGGGCCAGCTGAGTTGAGCCCTTCAGGTGGCCCGGCTCAGCTACCCCAGACCATTACTGTGTCCTGGTGAAGCCCTTCCCTGGGAGGGACTTCAGAGGCCCAGGGTGGCTCCCTTGCCTTCCTGCAGGTGTTACTCTGGTAGAGAGGAGGTGCCCAACCCCAAGGACAATCAGAAAAGCGTGTTGTGTGCAGCAGGTTGGGGTCCTTAATGCTGGTGTGTCACTCCCAGGCTTAAGCTACATCCCCTCCTCAGTCCTAGCAGCACGGCCCAGGGCCTAGATTTAACAGTTGTTTCCTCCCCTAAAATTCATCAGCACGTGTGGGTGAGGACCAGACCTCATCCCTTTGCTCCCCTCTCGTCTGTGAAGCCCAGCTGGGTTGTTTCCTCAGGAAGTGCCGGTGGTGGTGCTCAGCCTCCGCTGAGTTGTCTGCTTGGGGTGGGTGGTGTCCGGCTGGAGCTCAGGTGTGGGGTGCTGGGGGGCCTGCCTACTCTTTGCCTGGTGATCCTGGACACAGTCCCACCTGCAGGAAACACACAGGCTACTGGGGTGGGGGCCCCAAAGAAGGATCACTTGCCACGTGGCACTTGGAGCAGGGCACCCCTCTGTGTCTGCTCCTCAGCTGCTTCCTCAGAGTTCTGTCCTGGATGCACAGTACACTTTCTGTCCCCTTTAAACTTTACCCATCCTGCAAGCAGCACCGTGAATGTGCTCATCCCACCCTACCAGCCACTGGGCTCTTCACTGGCCCCAAGCCCACTTTCCCTGCAGGTTCCTGGCAACATGGCAGAACAAAGGCCTCCTGGATCTTCCACGTTTCCCTGTTGAGCTACTGTGTGGAGCTGGAAGTAATAGCCCTTAGGTGGCACTCAACAAATCAGTCCCTTTTATCCCACTTCCCCGGGAGGGTTTCTCCCTCCTCAGGGCCCTCAGGTGGCCTtcagaggctggggcagggcagcATGGATGGAGGCGGTATGTAGAAGCATAGAAACAGGAGCTTTATTCTCTAATGTGCATACAGCAAGTTCCTTACACAATCAAGGAAATGGTTTCTCTTTCAGGCTCTTTTATCAAAAGAAAATCCGTCCTGCTTAGTCCCACCCTGGGCAGAAGCTGCCCTGAGCAGAGTTCCGGACCCAAAGCAAAAGGCTAATGGGAAGAGGAGCAGACACACACCTTGGAGCCCCCTCAATGCCCAGACACCCTAGGCCGGTTGGGACAGCTGTGAGGGGGTGCAGCACAGAGCAGCACCCTAAGATACCCACACACAGCCACAGAGCCAGCCTGGGAAGACCCAGAGGGATGGGCGGATGGGGTGTGGCCAGGGCCTGGTAGCCAGGACCTCAGTGCTCAGCGTCCATGGCGTCCAGGTACTTGGCTTCAATGATTTGGGGCAGCAGGTTGtagctgaggggagggggaacaGGCAGGAAGATAAGCACTGGGTCAGGGAGGAACAGGCTGAGGGTAGCCACTCCAGCCCACCGTCTCCCGCCCAGCCGAGTCCCTCCTGCCTGCTGTCCACCCTCCCGTACCGGATGGGGATCATGGCGATCATGATGAGGGGAAAGATCATCTTCATGTAGGGCAGGGTGCTCATGCCAAAGGCACAGagcagcagcagctgcaggaCCTGCAGGCCTGTGAAGTAGTGGATCTTCCTCTGGGGCACCCTCCGGATGTAGTGGGTGGGTGGGTACGAGGTCTGTGGGTGGCAGGGGCCAGGTGTGGGCAGGTCTGCAGCCagatcccccacccccacccctcactcTCAGGGCCAGACACTCACTTGGTCCTTGAGCAGCAGGACCACACGTGCAAACAGCTGGTTGCCGTCGATGGAGGTGAGCGCGATGTAGAGAAAGAGGCCGTAGAGCACAGGCTTGGGGATCCACTGTAGCGGGAAGGGCAGCAGCAGGAGGGAGAAGCCCACCAGGATGCTGGCGCCCAGGGTGGTCAACCGCGTCTCCTTCACACTCACAATCCTGTGAGGTTCCAGTGCACTGGGTCACCTCCGGCCTGGTCCACAGGGCCGTGTCCATCCCAGGTCACATGTGCTTCCTGGGCTCTGTTACTTCTGGGCCCTTATCCCACAAGCCATATCCTTCCTTAGGTCATATGTGGCCCAGGGCTACCCCCCACCTCAGGGTCCACGTGACTCTGGTCTCACGTCTCAAGGGGCCACTTTCACACTCACGTCTCATAAATGTGCCCATTCTCCACACGCTCCTCCACCAAAGCTAGTGCCCGCACGTGCAACGGGGAGTGGGGGTAGGCAGCATGGATCCAGGGCAGCCCAAACAGAGACAGCCCGGTGTTGATGATGGCGACGAGCAGGAGGTCCCAGTGGTAGGCAGTGCCCTTTACCAGCCTGCAGCAGGCAGGGTCACATGTGGACAAAGCCCCGTGGCCCCTGGAGGGCTGGACACATgcttacccctccctccccagccctgcgaACCTGTTCTCCGGGGCATTAGCCAAGGCAGCCACCAGGTTCTGCTCGATGAAGAAGAGCATGGAGAGGAGGAAGCCGAGGCCCATGGCGCCGCTGACGGCCACCAGGGATAGCGAGTGCATCTCGGCCATCTCGAACAGGCTCTTGCTTGGGTTGTAGCGGAACTTGCCCACTGCAGCCGGGTACAGGCCCCTGCTCAAGGCTTCCTCCCCCACAGAGcgacccaccccaccccaccccaccccaccccaccccacgccTAGTCCCAACTCACTCTTAATCTCCTGGAAGCCGTAGGAAGAGATGAGGGAGAAGGTAAGCACTGAGATGGGCAAGGCACAGTCTGACAGGATCTCACGCATGTAGGGGTGCAGGTAGGGGCTAGggaggcaggtgggtgtcagCGTGGCCTGCGGCTTGTGCTCCCTTCCCCTCACCCTGAGGGGGCACCCCTCACCTCTTCTTGAACTGGTAGAGGGTGTAGCTCAGCCAGAGTGTCCCCAGCATGATGAGGAGGCTGAGCACAGCCGTGTCCCGGGCCAGGGGCTCGGGGCCCTGGCTGCCCACTGAAGGCAGCTCTGGTGGGCCGGCCAGGAGGCTGGTGTTGAGGGCAGCGTGGAGGCTGCTGTTGAGGCTGGGGCTGAGGCCCAGCAGGCTCACCGGGGAAGACCTATCTTCGTAGTAGTTCCCAGGGTTGTGGCCACAGTAGTACTTCTGGAAGACTATGGATACAGGCCAACAGGACTCAGCCATCTGGGCTCTGGGATCCTGGGCCCCAGCAGCTTCCTCCTGGATGTGGGGGTGAAGGAGCCCCGAGGGGAGGAAGGGAttctggggggaggaggggagagagctgGCCTTCTGTCAGCCAGGACCCCTTGACCTGCCTGTCTACCCACCACCCCACAGCCTGCCCTTGTCCATTTCTGACAGCGAATCCTGCTTGGCCCAGTGCCTCTGATCCTGCCTAGGGCAGCTCTGTCACCCTCTAGCATGTGGGCCTGCTGGTCTTGGCCAGTCATGGCTCCCAGAGCACCCtggggcatggaagcaaccttagcgCTTGCATGCTTCTTGGCTGCTCTGGGCACAGTCCATAGCCCCCCGTCTCAACCCAGCTTCCCCTGCAGCAGGTGGCCGCCGGCAATACACTCACTTTTGACCATGCCCTTGACAGCATCCAGCACGAATGTGATGGAAATGAACAAAGCAATGATCTCCTCCGTTGACCTGCCAGCAGGGGATATGCCTCATAAGACGGGGTGAGTTGTTACTAGGGGGGAGGCTTCCCCGAGCCTCAGCATGGCCCCCTACCTCCTGCCATGAAGAGGACCAGGGTCCCAGGCTTTCCCCTTGGAGCAGTGATATGGTGGGGCACCCCATCTGCTCTAGGGTTAACAGGGCCTCAGAGGCTGGCATGGAGGCTGACCCAGGCCCCTGGCCTTGGTCTCCCTCCTGCTTGCGAGTCCCAGCAGCTTAGGGAAGGCCCTGTCACCTCTTGAAGAGACTCATGACCAGGCTGAGGTTGAAGAGGGCATAAAGCGCGAGGAAGAAACTGTTCCACAGGCCTGTCCATGCATAGAAGGTACTGAAGTCCAGATCGTAGTCATCACAGATGCCACGGATCACTGCAGGCGGCGGGATAGGAGTGAGCAGTCAGGGCCAGGCTGGGACCAGGGACCTCAGGAAGCATCTCCCCGCTGCCGCCCCCACTGCACCGTGGATGTAGAGGGCCAGGGGCGCGGTCGTCAGCAGCACCACCAGCGGCTGCCCGGAGAAGAGTGCGTACAAGAGGCCTCCGATGCTCTGCCCAGCTATGGTCTTCTGTACATCTGAGGAAGCGGGCCGGTCAGGGGGGAACCGTGGCCCTGGGCTCCACCCGGCATGCCCCACCAGGCTCCAACCCCTCACCAATGGCCCCGTTCGTGTTCTCATCGTTGAGGGACCCAAAAGCGATCGTGGGCAGGAGGCAGGCGAAGTAGAGGAACAGGGTGGTGGTGATGTATTTGCCCACAGCTTTGTTTTTCCCGATAATGCCTAGGAATGGGAGACAGGGCGGAGGGTGTGTTGGGGACACAGGACAGGCCTGGGGCCTGAGCTACAGGCTGAGCTCCAGGAGGGCCACGGGCCACTTACCATCAGTGAAGTCCAGCGGGTACACAGGGAACCTGCGGGCGATGTCTTCCCGGATGCCCCTCCCCATGGGGAGAAAGTCCTTGTGCCGTGGGGGCTGGGAAGAGGACATGAGCCCATCAGCCCTGTGTCCCTGCCCCGTGCTGCCCACCCAGGCCACCTCTGCCCTGCACCTGCGGGGGTCTGTGGGTGCAGATGGAGCTCATGCTGTAGTCCTTCATCCTGATGCTCGGACAGTGGCTCATTACGGTGAGCAGCTGTCTCTGATGTACTAGGGCCTCCTTGAATTCCTCCTCCGTGCGGGTCTTCAGGAGCTTCTGGCGGAAGGTGATGTCTAAGAACATGGTGGCAAACGTGCGTCCCACCTCCGTCGCAGTCTTGGTGCTTTTCTGGGGATGGGGCAAGAGAATCACATCTGTAGCCACTGTAGAGCGAAGGGtgcccagccccagcctggccACTCACGGACAGACATTCCCACACACGTGGCAGGTGCTCTCCCCATGACCTGGTGTAGTCCCCCAAAGTTCAAGCATAGTGGACCCTGCCACGATTTCCACCAGGTCAGCAGATCACTAGAACTACCATCaacctagtatttttttttttaataaactcagGTATTAAATCTGTGTAATTGTGGATAATGAAATCATGAtgatggaaaaaaatgttcacCCAGCTACTTTTCACTGGTGGCATTTGCACGGTCGGCTGGTTTATGATTTGCAGAGGGGTTCCAGGCCCATCCAGCCTTCTGCCTCTTGCCTGGTCAAGCTCAACCCTGTCCATGAACTCAGTGTTCAACCTCCACCACAGCAGCCTGTCTCACCTCCCCAACCTAGGTCCCCTGGGGGCAGCATCCACCCCTCCGTGCTGTCCAAAGCTAGTCCCGGGGCTGCACCGTGCACACTGATTTCTGGTAGCTTTAGAACAGGCTTGTTCCCCCGAGGAGGAGCCAGGTGTCAGGATGGCTGGTCTGTCTCAAGGCACCAGTCTAGCCACTCAATCCTAGGGATTCTATTCCTTCCAGCTGTTCTGGCCACCTTGTCAGCTGTCACTCCCTCTGACCCATGAGCTGCCCACTGCCCTAAatgcccttcctctctccccagcacAGTAACATCTGGAGAGATTCACAGCATGTCTATGAAAGCCCTGGGAGGGACGATCCCGTTAGCACCCCCTTTGCTTAGAGAAAGCCTGGGGAGGGGCCATCCGAAGCTCTGAGTCTACACCAGAGGCAGGGGCAGGATCATCAAGAAGCCAATGGAATCTTAAGCATTAAGGCCCttcccagggctggggaggggccctAGCCATTTtctattcatgattttaaaatccttttctaTAAAAGAAGATTCCCCAAATTGTATAAGTCTCAGCCCCCACAAAAGCGAGATGCCCCTGGCCAGGGGGTAAATGCCCCAGGAAGGAGTAGGGATCTTTGGTCAACAAATCATAGCCAACTAGAAGAGTTAGGGTTGGGCAGGCCAAAGAAAGGCCCCTATGTTTGAACAGTAATAATCTTAAAAAGTATCTCTTTTCAGTCAGGAAAGAAATACAACTTTTTGGGCAACTTCTGGGGAAATTAGGGCTTGATGAAGACCTAGCAAGTATGCTTCAAATAAACCCCAGTAGGGCGGAGATGAACAGAGGGGGTGAGAATGTGGCCTTCAGAGGCCAGGACTGTGGTGCCTCCAGCACTGGGAGAGATGCCCCCAATAAGAGGGCAGGGTAACCTGGAACCCTCCTTcctgggaaacagagcagccaccCGAAACCCCTCCTCACCATCTTGGGTGGGGCCAGCACCAGGATGACAAACCGCACCTCACAGGAATTCTCCCCCCAGTTCTGCGGGCGAACCAGGCGGCTGATGCACacatgccgcttcagcagggcctTGGAGGTACAGctggcagggacagagagggcaCATAGCACACAGTTGCCACCCTTGGGAGCTGGGGCACCCCCTCCCCGAGTCCCCAACTATGACCCCAGTGACCTCtgttagggaggaaaaaaaagaccaaatggGATGGAttcctcactctctctccccccaaACTGAGCGGACCAGCCTCCACAGGGACTGGATGCCTGGCTCCAAGGTGACATGGGGAGGCCAGTTGTGGCGGCCAGGCAACTCACATGATGCAGAGCCACGACTGCTGGTATTGCACCCCCGTTACTGTGGCAGTGACCCCTTGGATGGTATCTGACAGTAGGTGAACTGCTGACAGAGTGGAAGGAACAGGAGGGTCAGATGGCCCCACCTCTCTGACCTCCCGCCCAGGCAGAGGGACAGCCCTTACCTTTACCCTCCGTGGGGGCCCCGGCATCAGTGAAAAGCATGGCCATGAGCAGGTCCAAATTGCAGTCGGGCTCGGTGTTGTGGGAGTCTTGGGCTAAGCGGCACAGCATGGCCCGTAGCACGTCATCCAGGGAGGTGGCTGTCTCGTTCAGGATGATGCTGGCCCGTGCCAAGAAGCCGTCTAGGTCCCGGTGCGCTCGGATCTCTTCCTCAAAGTTCTTTAACTTCAGGTACTGTGGGGACCCCACACACAGAACCACACAGGCCCATAAATAAGAAAGACCTCCTGTCGCTGTCTGGGTCCTTCCTCTGTGGTGGTCCCCGGctgaccctgcccaccaggaCCCGACACCCCCTTCCCGGAGAGAAGACCAGCGTGGCTGGCCCCAGCAGCCGGGCCCTGGGCTAGTGTGAGATCCAGCAGCAGTGTGAGCTCTCTCAGGGAAGcaaccacctccacccccagctaGTGGCCCAGGACCAAATGTCTTCCATCCGGTCGATGGGCCACTCACCTTGCGGGAGGTGTGTAGGAGCCCGTAGCCGCCAGGCGATTCACTCTCTGCTGGAGGAAAGCGGGAGGGCTCAGGGGGCGGCCCCAGCCCTTCAGGTCTCTCTCGGTGGAGCGGGGCCATATCTGCCCAGTCCCCAGTCCCCTGCGTGCCTCCCCTGACCCGTCCCTGCTACAGCCCCCATACCGGACTGGGTGGGCTGCACCTCGAGGTTGACGTTGACAAAGAAACGGATGCTCTCGCCAGACACAATGGAGGAGTTGACCGTGTCGAAGGCCTCATCCCCCAGGCTCTCCTCACGGGTTTCAGAGGCATCATCTGCGTCATACTTGAGGTAGCCTGGAGCCCCAACCACCACCAAGAGAGACCCCCCCAAGAGGGCCTGGCTACACACAGGACAAAGGGGCTCCAAGCCAAAGGAGCAGGGGTCCCTGGGCTGTCCCACTTGGTGCAATCTCGGTGAGTGGTAAAGGAGGCCTCTAGCAGGCTAGGAAGTAAGCCTCAGCTAGGCCCAATATCTGGTCCTAGCCCAGCCCCCTGAGTATGGCAGCCAGCTGGCACCCCCCACCCAATGGTTTTCTCCAACATTCTTCAGCAGCGGGAACCCTGCACTGTTCTGT
It includes:
- the SLC4A11 gene encoding solute carrier family 4 member 11 isoform X3 translates to MSQNGYFEDADDASETREESLGDEAFDTVNSSIVSGESIRFFVNVNLEVQPTQSESESPGGYGLLHTSRKYLKLKNFEEEIRAHRDLDGFLARASIILNETATSLDDVLRAMLCRLAQDSHNTEPDCNLDLLMAMLFTDAGAPTEGKAVHLLSDTIQGVTATVTGVQYQQSWLCIICTSKALLKRHVCISRLVRPQNWGENSCEVRFVILVLAPPKMKSTKTATEVGRTFATMFLDITFRQKLLKTRTEEEFKEALVHQRQLLTVMSHCPSIRMKDYSMSSICTHRPPQPPRHKDFLPMGRGIREDIARRFPVYPLDFTDGIIGKNKAVGKYITTTLFLYFACLLPTIAFGSLNDENTNGAIDVQKTIAGQSIGGLLYALFSGQPLVVLLTTAPLALYIHVIRGICDDYDLDFSTFYAWTGLWNSFFLALYALFNLSLVMSLFKRSTEEIIALFISITFVLDAVKGMVKIFQKYYCGHNPGNYYEDRSSPVSLLGLSPSLNSSLHAALNTSLLAGPPELPSVGSQGPEPLARDTAVLSLLIMLGTLWLSYTLYQFKKSPYLHPYMREILSDCALPISVLTFSLISSYGFQEIKMGKFRYNPSKSLFEMAEMHSLSLVAVSGAMGLGFLLSMLFFIEQNLVAALANAPENRLVKGTAYHWDLLLVAIINTGLSLFGLPWIHAAYPHSPLHVRALALVEERVENGHIYETIVSVKETRLTTLGASILVGFSLLLLPFPLQWIPKPVLYGLFLYIALTSIDGNQLFARVVLLLKDQTSYPPTHYIRRVPQRKIHYFTGLQVLQLLLLCAFGMSTLPYMKMIFPLIMIAMIPIRYNLLPQIIEAKYLDAMDAEH
- the SLC4A11 gene encoding solute carrier family 4 member 11 isoform X2; the encoded protein is MSQNGYFEDAGYLKYDADDASETREESLGDEAFDTVNSSIVSGESIRFFVNVNLEVQPTQSESESPGGYGLLHTSRKYLKLKNFEEEIRAHRDLDGFLARASIILNETATSLDDVLRAMLCRLAQDSHNTEPDCNLDLLMAMLFTDAGAPTEGKAVHLLSDTIQGVTATVTGVQYQQSWLCIICTSKALLKRHVCISRLVRPQNWGENSCEVRFVILVLAPPKMKSTKTATEVGRTFATMFLDITFRQKLLKTRTEEEFKEALVHQRQLLTVMSHCPSIRMKDYSMSSICTHRPPQPPRHKDFLPMGRGIREDIARRFPVYPLDFTDGIIGKNKAVGKYITTTLFLYFACLLPTIAFGSLNDENTNGAIDVQKTIAGQSIGGLLYALFSGQPLVVLLTTAPLALYIHVIRGICDDYDLDFSTFYAWTGLWNSFFLALYALFNLSLVMSLFKRSTEEIIALFISITFVLDAVKGMVKIFQKYYCGHNPGNYYEDRSSPVSLLGLSPSLNSSLHAALNTSLLAGPPELPSVGSQGPEPLARDTAVLSLLIMLGTLWLSYTLYQFKKSPYLHPYMREILSDCALPISVLTFSLISSYGFQEIKMGKFRYNPSKSLFEMAEMHSLSLVAVSGAMGLGFLLSMLFFIEQNLVAALANAPENRLVKGTAYHWDLLLVAIINTGLSLFGLPWIHAAYPHSPLHVRALALVEERVENGHIYETIVSVKETRLTTLGASILVGFSLLLLPFPLQWIPKPVLYGLFLYIALTSIDGNQLFARVVLLLKDQTSYPPTHYIRRVPQRKIHYFTGLQVLQLLLLCAFGMSTLPYMKMIFPLIMIAMIPIRYNLLPQIIEAKYLDAMDAEH